The Helicobacter cetorum MIT 00-7128 region TAAGGGGATACTTTTTAGCTACTTTAGACTTAAGCTTATCTTTAGTCTAAAGTAAAATTTTTGATAATCGGTATCTACAAAAAGAATATTTTTAAGACTTTGCTTTCTGTCTTAAATTATGAATGCTCTCACCCCCAAGCCCATAATTATTCGCATCAACTTCATCTATAAGCACAACAATAGAGGCTCTGTTTTTATTCAACACTTTCACCATTAAATCCGTTGCCCCTTCAATAAGTTGCTTTTTTTG contains the following coding sequences:
- a CDS encoding 2-hydroxymuconate tautomerase family protein, with translation MPFINIKLVPEDGQPTTEQKKQLIEGATDLMVKVLNKNRASIVVLIDEVDANNYGLGGESIHNLRQKAKS